The following are encoded in a window of Arctopsyche grandis isolate Sample6627 chromosome 4, ASM5162203v2, whole genome shotgun sequence genomic DNA:
- the LOC143910547 gene encoding uncharacterized protein LOC143910547 produces MEILFRRQTSLMSKFVQKHPCQVFTEQSQSNMLLLTENSLLHSHRQRETTGIKKLYNSFFVLF; encoded by the coding sequence ATGGAGATTTTGTTTCGCCGGCAAACTTCTTTGATGAGTAAATTCGTCCAGAAGCATCCGTGCCAAGTGTTTACCGAACAATCTCAATCTAATATGCTCCTCTTAACGGAGAACTCACTGCTGCACAGTCACAGGCAGAGAGAAACCACAGGAAtcaaaaaattgtacaattcCTTCTTTGTCCTCTTTTAA